A stretch of DNA from Limanda limanda chromosome 16, fLimLim1.1, whole genome shotgun sequence:
ACAATAAACACTGCTCTGCATAATTTTCAAGCTCAAATAAATTTTCTCTATTTCGGTCATCGGGAAAGAATTTCCTTCTTTCATATCCTCCCACCTTGATCACTGCAATTCTTTGGTAAGCACTCGTTCTTGCGAAAACTCCCATTCTTGCCTTCAGCTTCATACACATATAATATTGTCTGTAAagaaaaaattgcaaaaaatataaacatctgTCTCAAATTGGGTTCAACCTTGACAATATTAGGAAGGTTTCATTAATACTGGGCATGAAAGGTTCAGGTATGAGTTGGtagacaaatatttaaaaacaacaaggtGGGGGTGAATCTCCAGGTGCTTTCAGGTATTaccttgtttattttgtatccaGTGGTGATTTAACACATTAGTGTTTAATGATGAAAGCTCTTGCAGTCCACTGATTGGTTGATTTAAATCTCAGGTCATGCACTGACGTCTTCAGTCAAGATACTAATAACAGTGAGATGAGGGGATGAGAAAGTTTTCATGAAGGAACActgaacagaaaacagacaaaataactTTATATCACTTAAATCTTCTTTTCATAATGGATAATGTCTCTGTGATAACAATATTCTATCTTTCAGGTTTAACTGAATCAAAGAACAACAGGtatattttcttctctctcagtttgttgtgttactgtgtcaTTTTGCTTGTTAATATGACTCTTATTGTGATCATCATCTTGGATAAAAACCTCCATGAACCAATGTATATTCTGCTGTGTGCATTTTGCATGAATGGACTTTATGGAACAACAGGTTTCTTCCCAAAGTTTCTGTGGGATCTGCTCTCTCCTGTTCATGTCATCTCTTATTCTGGATGTCTTCTTCAGGCTCAAGTACTGTACTCATTTGCCTGCAGTGATGTCTCCATTCTTGCACTAATGGCCTATGACAGATATGTGGCTATATGTCGACCACTGCAGTATCACTCTGTCATGTCAAAGCAAAGACTCATGAAGTTAATGTGTTTCTCCTGGTTTACACCTTTCTGCATTCAAGGTGCGAATATTTGTCTAACATCAAGACTGAAGTTATGCAGCCCGTATATTGCCAGACTGTTCTGTGTGAATTGGATTATTGTTGCACTTGCTTG
This window harbors:
- the LOC133022072 gene encoding olfactory receptor 5AR1-like, with amino-acid sequence MDNVSVITIFYLSGLTESKNNRYIFFSLSLLCYCVILLVNMTLIVIIILDKNLHEPMYILLCAFCMNGLYGTTGFFPKFLWDLLSPVHVISYSGCLLQAQVLYSFACSDVSILALMAYDRYVAICRPLQYHSVMSKQRLMKLMCFSWFTPFCIQGANICLTSRLKLCSPYIARLFCVNWIIVALACFPAETMVNSVVSYITILIYVFHGVFIVWSYIYIIRKCVNSIENRAKFMQTCVPHLFSLITFLFAVLFDVMNIRFELKKLPQPFKNFIAVEFVVIPPLMNPLIYGFKLTKIRNRLREIVTLKTS